The Mucilaginibacter terrae region AATCTACCTTGCCATTTTTTACTCCTATCTCGGAGATGTAGATCTTATTACGGCCTTTTCCATAGGAATAGACCAGGTAAGACCTGCCGGTATCTTCGTCTGTAAATACAGTTTGATCGCCCGTGTTGGAAGTTCCTATGCGGTCCAGCATGCTTATCTTCTGGTGCCACTTAAAAGGACCTGCAGGGTGTTCCGATACGGCGATAAGCACCTCAGAGCCATGCTGTACCAGCATGGCGTACTTATTTAACTTCTTTACATAGGCCACACCCAGCCGGCCTATCCAGCCGCCCCTTCCGTATTGGGTGGCATCAGTTTTGGTCAATGCATCAGATTCAAAGGTCCAATTAACCATATCGGTAGATGTATAACACGTAACTGATTCAAACCCGCTACCTGGCACGGTTTTGTTAGGAGATTCCCTATAGATTTCTGCGCCCTTATAATGAACGCCGTACCAGTAGAACTTCTCCGTTGCTGTAGCAGGGGCTTTGAACCTGAATATGCCGCCACCCTGACTGTAAATTGGCTGACCACCTCTGGTGTTCCAGAAAACATCATTCTTAATATTTAATGGCTGAGCATTTCCGGGCACTACCTCAAGGATGGTCAGGGCCACGTTTAATATGAAAAAAATTCCATGCCTCAAATATTTCAGCTTAAAATTCACGGAGGTGTTCATTTGTCTTGAATATAGGTAATTGCCGGATGGCCAATATCATCCGTAAGCTAAATATTTGCTAAAGGGTTGAAAGGAAATCATTTATAACCTCAACACTGCGCTCCAATTTGTCGTGATGGAGGTTGTGGGCCGCTCCGTCAATATGCACAAGTTTACCTTTAAGCATAACGGAGGCAGCTTCTTCGTTGCTTTTGCGTACTTCGGGTGAGGCATCGGCCTTTAAAATGATAGCAGGCACCTGGATCTTTGAAAGCGAGTTTCCCACGTTCATGGAGCCGGTCATCGCCTGCGAGCCTTCAGGTGTATAAGGGCCGTGGTATTGTTTTTTCGATAACGCCCAGTATTCAACATCCGTTTTACTCCACAGGGGGCTTTGACGCTGACCGGTTGCTACGAGGTCTTCAAAGCTGTAATTGTTTTGGGCAATAAGAGCTTCCGGACTTCCGAACATGCTTACCGAAAGACGGTTATTTAATGTTCCGGGCTGTGGGGTAGGCTGGGCCTGGGGTTGGGCTTGTGCTTGCGGATTTCGATTTAATGCTGCGGCAGCCGGTGTAACAGTGCGCCTTCTGAGCGAAGGGTCCAGCATAATGACCGCCCGGCCAACTTCCGGGTATTCTGCACCTACGCGCATTACGGTAGCTGCTCCCATAGAATGACCCATCAGTATAGGTCTTTCAAACTTCATGACCTTAACAAAATCTACAACATCTTTGATCAGTGTCTCGCCATTATCGGCAGCGGTAAAAGGGTCAGATAGACCATGTCCACGGCTATCGATCATATAAATATCGTACTTGTCCTGTAGCTTTAAAGTGAGTGTGGCCCAGCATAGTCCGTTATCCGATACGCCGTGAACCATCACTATAACAGGTTTATTTTTTTGGGGTATTGCATGGTAATAGTGCATGCGCATCCCGTTAGTGTAAGCATATCCATCTGACCAGCCGGCCGGAATTTTGACCTGGGCAATTACAAAGGCTGGAGACAGGAGCAGTAGCCCCAGTATCTTTTTTAGGTTCGTCATGAGGTTATCGTTATTGGTCTATTGGTTAGTTGTTATTCCCTAATTGAGAACAGGAATAACCTAAACAAAAGAATCGAAAAATTGGATGCCTGGATTGTACGTTCTCGGATTTTTATTGTCCGATTTCACATATCTGAGTTTGCGGAGGTTGGTGTATGATGAGTAGTGGTGTTAAATAGCTAAATTTATTCGAACCATTAATTTACCTGATCCTATTTACGGACCTTCTCCATAGATCGGTTCAATCTTCTATCATGACAACCAAAAAAATCATTAGTTCGATCTGTATCGTATTATCCTACTTTGAGATGACCTCCTGTACTTCTCATCGCCGGATCGGAGTTGTAAAAGAGAACACGTACCTGGCCATCCCGGCTGCCATGTATCCTCCGGCAGATTCCATAGTCTCTACGTAGAATGAATGGACCCGCGCTAACTACCCCAAAATGATCAAAGTTTTCAAAGCAGATCCCTTGAAGCTACACGATATTGTATTTCTTGGTAATAGTATAACGCGGCAGGGGGGCGATTGGGATAAGCGCTTAGGAAATAAAGCCATCAGAAACAGGGGTATTGCCGGAGATGTGACTGATGGCGTTATAGCACGCTTAGGGGAAATATTTTATGTAAAACCAACAGCGGTCTTCATCGAAATAGGCATTAACGACCTGTATAACCCTAAGTTAGATCCGCAAAGAACCGCGATTAATATTAATAGCATTGCTGAGCGCATCAAACAGCAAAGCCCGGAAACGAGAATCTTTGTTCAAACTGTTTTTCCTACCAGCCACGTTTTTTTGAGAAATAATATCAGTGAAACCAACAAGATCTTGCGCCAGCTCCACAAGCCCAAGGTTTATACAATTATTGAAACTCATCAACTTTTTGCCGATAGTGCCGACCTTATGAAAAAGGAATACACCAAAGACGGTGTTCATCTTACCGAAAAAGGTTACCAGGTGTGGGTAGATCACCTGCGTAAGTTCTTCAAATAGGAAAATGTATTAGTTTGATGCTAACCGATAAATATTCTGCTTTCAAGCATCAGTTTCCTATCCACCAACACCGTAACATCTCAAAAGTTATGAGTAACTGATATGCTCTGGATCTTATTCGATAACCTGTTACACAGCTAATTGCCATAAGAAAATGTGAAAACGCGCTAATTACAAATGAAAATGGACAAATCAATCCGGGTAAAATTGCAGTTATTTACCGCTTGATGATCTTAAATTAAAATAAAGATCACAGAG contains the following coding sequences:
- a CDS encoding GDSL-type esterase/lipase family protein yields the protein MIKVFKADPLKLHDIVFLGNSITRQGGDWDKRLGNKAIRNRGIAGDVTDGVIARLGEIFYVKPTAVFIEIGINDLYNPKLDPQRTAININSIAERIKQQSPETRIFVQTVFPTSHVFLRNNISETNKILRQLHKPKVYTIIETHQLFADSADLMKKEYTKDGVHLTEKGYQVWVDHLRKFFK
- a CDS encoding alpha/beta fold hydrolase, whose translation is MTNLKKILGLLLLSPAFVIAQVKIPAGWSDGYAYTNGMRMHYYHAIPQKNKPVIVMVHGVSDNGLCWATLTLKLQDKYDIYMIDSRGHGLSDPFTAADNGETLIKDVVDFVKVMKFERPILMGHSMGAATVMRVGAEYPEVGRAVIMLDPSLRRRTVTPAAAALNRNPQAQAQPQAQPTPQPGTLNNRLSVSMFGSPEALIAQNNYSFEDLVATGQRQSPLWSKTDVEYWALSKKQYHGPYTPEGSQAMTGSMNVGNSLSKIQVPAIILKADASPEVRKSNEEAASVMLKGKLVHIDGAAHNLHHDKLERSVEVINDFLSTL